The Piliocolobus tephrosceles isolate RC106 chromosome 2, ASM277652v3, whole genome shotgun sequence genome window below encodes:
- the B3GNT5 gene encoding lactosylceramide 1,3-N-acetyl-beta-D-glucosaminyltransferase isoform X1 translates to MRMLISGRRVKKWQFIIHLFATCFIVSLMFFWEPIDNHIVSHMKSYSYRYLINSYDFVNDTLSLKHTSAGPRYQYLINHKEKCQAQDVLLLLFVKTAPENYDRRSAIRKTWGNENYVRSQLNANIKTLFALGTPSPLEGEELQRKLVWEDQMYNDVIQQDFVDSFYNLTLKLLMQFSWANIYCPHAKFLMTADDDIFIHMPNLIEYLQSLEQIGVQDFWIGRVHRGAPPIRDKSSKYYVSYEMYQWPAYPDYTAGAAYVISGDVAAKVYEASQTLNSSLYIDDVFMGLCANKIGIVPQYHVFFSGEGKTPYHPCIYEKMMTSHGHLQDLQDLWKNATDPKVKTISKGFFGQIYCRLMKIILLCKISYVDTYPCRAAFI, encoded by the coding sequence ATGAGAATGTTGATTAGTGGCAGAAGAGTCAAAAAATGGCAGTTTATTATTCACTTATTTGCAACTTGTTTTATAGTGAGCCTCATGTTTTTTTGGGAACCGATCGATAATCACATTGTGAGCCATATGAAGTCATATTCTTACAGATACCTCATAAATAGCTATGACTTTGTGAACGATACCCTGTCTCTTAAGCACACCTCAGCGGGGCCTCGCTACCAGTACTTGATTAACCACAAGGAAAAGTGTCAAGCTCAAGACGTCCTCCTTTTACTGTTTGTAAAAACCGCTCCTGAAAACTACGATCGACGTTCCGCAATTAGAAAGACTTGGGGCAATGAGAATTATGTTCGGTCTCAGCTGAATGCCAACATCAAAACTCTGTTTGCCTTAGGAACTCCTAGTCCACTGGAGGGAGAAGAACTACAAAGAAAACTGGTTTGGGAAGATCAAATGTACAATGATGTAATTCAGCAAgactttgttgattctttctacAATCTTACTCTGAAATTACTTATGCAGTTCAGTTGGGCAAATATCTATTGTCCACATGCCAAATTTCTTATGACTGCTGATGATGACATATTTATTCACATGCCAAATCTGATTGAATACCTTCAAAGTTTAGAACAAATTGGTGTTCAAGACTTTTGGATTGGTCGTGTTCATCGTGGTGCCCCTCCCATTAGAGATAAAAGCAGCAAATACTACGTGTCCTATGAAATGTACCAGTGGCCAGCTTACCCTGACTATACAGCTGGAGCTGCCTATGTAATCTCCGGTGATGTAGCTGCCAAAGTCTATGAGGCGTCACAGACACTTAATTCTAGTCTTTACATAGACGATGTGTTCATGGGCCTCTGTGCCAATAAAATAGGGATAGTACCACAGTACCATGTGTTTTTTTCTGGAGAGGGTAAAACTCCTTATCATCCCTGCATCTACGAAAAAATGATGACATCTCATGGACATTTACAAGATCTCCAGGACCTGTGGAAGAATGCTACAGATCCTAAAGTAAAAACCATTTCAAAAGGTTTTTTTGGTCAAATATACTGCAGATTAATGAAGATAATTCTCCTTTGTAAAATTAGCTATGTGGACACATATCCTTGTAGGGCTGCGTTTATCTAA
- the B3GNT5 gene encoding lactosylceramide 1,3-N-acetyl-beta-D-glucosaminyltransferase isoform X2 produces MGESSGRSAGYVSRPRMVRSPCRGPELGSLGLPRGLPALGLRAAPSAPPPPRRASSAERFAVSGAGGSEFAHSGPSEVSEGEKWLGGEDTLALAQRVAPGLQVQIPACTGIFTDPLIEDLHLKHL; encoded by the exons ATGGGGGAAAGTTCTGGCCGCTCAGCGGGATACGTCTCCAGGCCCCGGATGGTTCGTTCTCCGTGCCGCGGCCCCGAGCTGGGCTCCCTGGGTCTCCCGCGCGGGCTCCCGGCACTGGGGCTGCGGGCCGCCCcctccgccccgcccccgcctcgGCGCGCCTCCTCGGCCGAGCGGTTCGCGGTCTCCGGCGCAGGAGGCTCCGAGTTTGCCCACTCCGGACCGAGCGAGGTCTCCGAGGGGGAAAAGTGGCTAGGAGGTGAGGACACGCTGGCCCTCGCCCAGCGGGTGGCGCCAGGACTTCAG GTCCAGATTCCAGCTTGCACTGGAATATTTACTGACCCTTTGATAGAAGATCTACACCTGAAACATCTCTGA